The Streptomyces sp. NBC_00162 sequence TGCGGGCTGGGCTGCGACCGCGTAACCGGCGATCACCTGAGGAGCAGGGAGTCCGCTGATCTTCGCGGACATCAGCGCACCGGTACGGTCGGCAAGCCGCTGCTGATCGGCGTACAGGCTGCCGGTGACCAACTGGTCGAGGAACGGGAGGTGTCAGACACGGTCCGCACCCCCGTCCCGCCGCGTCCGGGCTACGCGTCCTGCGTGGCCTTCAGCCAGGCCAGCAGGTCGAGGGCCTGCCGCCTGCTGGTCACTGTGCGCACGGTGGCGCCCGTGGCGTGCTCCTTGATCAGCTTCTGCACGCGAGGGGCCATGGTCTTGCGATAGCCCCAGACGTACTTGACGAAGTTCCAGGTGATCCGGTCGTACACCCCCGTGCTGTCGTTCTGGCCGCCGCCGTAGCGCAGGCGCCGCTGTGCGATGCCCCACAGACAGACTGCCGGAGGGATGTCCAGGAAGATCACCATGTCCGCGGCGCGGAGCCGGATCGGGAGCGTGCCGGCGTAGTTTCCCTCGATGACCCAGGAGGGCGCCTCCACCAGCTCTTCCTGGATCGCGGCGAACTTCTCCTTGTCCAGGGTGTTCCACTCGCTGTCGTAGTACACGGCGTCCAGGTGCGTCACCGGGGCGCGGTAGTGGTCTGCGAGCTGCTTGGACAGGTACGTCTTGCCGCTGCCTCCGCAGCCGATCAGGGCGATTCGCATGGGATGAGACGCTACCGATTCGAGCTGGTGTGGTGGGTGGGGTTTCCATTCTCCCCCTCTCTCGAGCATCGAACGTGTTGTCGATGACTTTGAGCTGCCTGGAGAGCCGGAACAGGTCCAGCCTGCAGAGACACCCTCCAGCAGACGGGCCCGGTCGGCATGCGACATGCCCGACAGGGTGCGCGTCATATCGGACACCTGATCGCCGTCAGGCGTGGAAATCATCCGGGACCACCAGGGCCGCCGACCGGTAGTGCGCTGGGGTGATCGGTGCACACCCGGCCAGCACTGCCTCGAAGATCCCCTGCGCGTACTGGCCGCTGGCGGCGTACCGGTCCGGCGCCAGCATCACCGTCGCGTGCGCTTCCTCGTGCAGGGTTTCCGACACCAGCTGGCCCACGTCGTCTATCGCAACGGCGCCCGCGTGCCCGTCGCCGTCTGGACGGAGGCGGCGACCTTGGGGAAGAGCGCGGTGGCCTACAACGCGGGCACCCTCAACCGCACTTTGAGGCCGGCGTTGCCTACGTGGAGGTCCTCGACGGCATGGACTGCGGGTGGGTCAGTCACCAGGACCCCGACAAGGCTGCGCGCACCATCCGCAGGGTCGAGGAGGCCGCCGAGTTCTCCATCGCCCACCCGCGCTGTCGGCGGTCCTTCGGCCCGCGTCCCGATATCGAGCCCGGCTCCGTGGAGGCCGAGTCACCTGCCGGTTCTCCCCGTCGGAGCCCCATAGGACGCTGAGCGTCACGAGGGGTGGCAGGCGAAATGATCAGGAGGTGTGTTCTGTGATCCTTGTGCGCCGGGCGGGGCGCCTCCCGTATCGTCCCGTCGGTGACCATCACCGCAATCACCGACAAGATCCATATTTCGGACGGCGAGTTGTCCAGGCTCGCCGACACGTTCAGGATCGGCACTGTCCATGAGCGACGTCACCTGCCTGATGGCCTGATGAATGTGAACTGGCGGCTCGATTCGGCGGCCGGCGCGTTCGCCCTCAAGCGCGTGACGGATGTCCCGTTGGAGCGGCTGCGCCGGAATCTCGGCGTACTCGGCATGCTCGGCGATCATGGTCTTCCGGTCTGCGCGCCGATCTTGACTGGCGACGGGTCCGCCGTGGCCGAGACTTCCAGCGGCGGGTACTGCCTGTTCCCGTGGGCCGCCGGAGAGCACATCCCGGGGGCGACTCTCACGCTCGGGCAGGCGTCGGCGCTCGGCGGGCACATCGGGCGGCTTCACGTCGCGCTCTCGTGGGCCGCTGATGGCCGCATGCTGCCCAGGACGCCGGATTCCCTCACCCTGGACGTGACGAGCGCCGAGCGAGCCTCGCAGAAGGCGCAGCGACTGTCGGCGGCCGTCGAAGAGCAAGGCAGCGGGGACGCCTTCGACCTGGCAGCTGCGGACGCGCTGGAGGCGCGGCGGGAGATGATCGCCGCGCACGCCGAGCTGATGCCTGCCGATGGAGTGTCGGTCGGCCCGTACGGCTGGACCCATGGTGATCTCCAGTACCGGAACCTGCTGTGGTCCGGCGGCGAGCTATCGGCGGTCCTGGACTGGGACCGGGTCGCCGTCCGCCCGTATGCGGAAGAGGTGGTACGGACGGCGCAGGTCCAGTTCGGAGGGGAGAACGGGTTTGATCTTGAGCGGGTATCGGCGTTCGTGGCTGGCTACCGGTCGGTTGCGCCATTGTCGACTGCCGCGCTGGCGGACGCGGTGCACCGGCTGTGGTGGAAGCGGCTGACGGACTTCTGGCAGCTGGAGTTCCACTATGACAAGGGTGACCACTCGTGCGACGAGTTGTTCACCCAGGACGAGGCGCTTCTTCACTGGTGGACGGCCCGGATCGGCGAGGTCGAGGCGGCGTTCATGTCGGCGTGAGGCCGAGGGCGGCGAGCTCCGGCACAACGGGGCGGGTGTAGCGGGCGGCGTCGAGTCGGGCCCGCTCGCCTGCGCCGCGGTGGTCTGTGGTTCGGATCGCGGCTGCCCATTTCTCGGCGTCGGCTTCGGCGGGGAGGACGGTCCCGCTGGCGCCGACGGCTTCGGGGATGCCGCCCCGGTCGGTGCCGATGGTGGGCACCCCGTGCAGGCCGGCTTCGATGATCACCCGGGGGAATGCGTCCTCGACCACGGACGGCACGAGCAGGAGCCGGTGCGCCCGGTAAAGCGGGGCCATGTCGTACACGCGGGGGACGTACGTCACGTTCGGGTACCGGTGAAACTCGGCGGATGTGTTCCACCAGCCCTCGACCAAGGTGAAGTGTTCCTCCGGCATCGCTTGGATCAGGCCGTGCATGAGCTGTGATCCCTTCGCGGGGATCGGGTTGACCATGAGGACCGGGCCGCCGGTGCGGGCGGTGTTTACGGCGCCGGGGCTGGGCTGTGTGAACGGCGGGTGCCACAGGGCCATGCGGGTACCGGCTGGGTGGCCGGCGCGGTGAAGCGCGAATTCCGAGACCGCGAGCCCGACGTGGGGGCGGCCGGCCAGGACGCCGAGGCCGGTGGCGGATACTGAGTGGCAGATCCCTGTGGTGAGCGCGTGGGCGCGGGTGGCGGCGGCGATCTCTGCCGCGCCTTCCTGTGACGTGAAGACGACGTCGGGGCGGAGGTCGGTGAGGAGCGTGGCGAGCGTGGAGGGGATGCGGGTCTGCTGGACGGCTATGCAGTCCACGCCGTTCCACCAGTAGCGCACGGCGCCGCTCACGGTCTCGTGTGGGGTGTCGTTGGTGTCGAGGTAGGTGGTGATGTCGGTGAGCTGTCCGGGGCCGTCCCACGGTGGCTCGTGGGCGCCAAGGTAGACGACGCGCCACCCGGCGGCAGCGAGCTGTTCAGCCAGGAGCTGTTGCGTCACTTCGGCCCCGCCGATCAGGAACGGGGGCGGGGTGCGGCGCCAGGCGATGAGGGCAGTGGGCATCATTTCGTCCAGTGGAGTATCAGGGCGCGGGCGGCTTCGGCGACGTCGGTGGGGGTGGTGTCGGCGGGCAGCAACGTCACTTCCCGGGAGACGGGTTCGGCGCCTGGCGTGGGGGTGGTGAAGTAGGCGCGGGCGTGTTCGAGGAACGCGGGGTTGTGGAGGAAGTAGTCGGACTCCGCAGCCGC is a genomic window containing:
- a CDS encoding topology modulation protein, translating into MRIALIGCGGSGKTYLSKQLADHYRAPVTHLDAVYYDSEWNTLDKEKFAAIQEELVEAPSWVIEGNYAGTLPIRLRAADMVIFLDIPPAVCLWGIAQRRLRYGGGQNDSTGVYDRITWNFVKYVWGYRKTMAPRVQKLIKEHATGATVRTVTSRRQALDLLAWLKATQDA
- a CDS encoding phosphotransferase, translating into MTITAITDKIHISDGELSRLADTFRIGTVHERRHLPDGLMNVNWRLDSAAGAFALKRVTDVPLERLRRNLGVLGMLGDHGLPVCAPILTGDGSAVAETSSGGYCLFPWAAGEHIPGATLTLGQASALGGHIGRLHVALSWAADGRMLPRTPDSLTLDVTSAERASQKAQRLSAAVEEQGSGDAFDLAAADALEARREMIAAHAELMPADGVSVGPYGWTHGDLQYRNLLWSGGELSAVLDWDRVAVRPYAEEVVRTAQVQFGGENGFDLERVSAFVAGYRSVAPLSTAALADAVHRLWWKRLTDFWQLEFHYDKGDHSCDELFTQDEALLHWWTARIGEVEAAFMSA
- a CDS encoding glycosyltransferase, coding for MMPTALIAWRRTPPPFLIGGAEVTQQLLAEQLAAAGWRVVYLGAHEPPWDGPGQLTDITTYLDTNDTPHETVSGAVRYWWNGVDCIAVQQTRIPSTLATLLTDLRPDVVFTSQEGAAEIAAATRAHALTTGICHSVSATGLGVLAGRPHVGLAVSEFALHRAGHPAGTRMALWHPPFTQPSPGAVNTARTGGPVLMVNPIPAKGSQLMHGLIQAMPEEHFTLVEGWWNTSAEFHRYPNVTYVPRVYDMAPLYRAHRLLLVPSVVEDAFPRVIIEAGLHGVPTIGTDRGGIPEAVGASGTVLPAEADAEKWAAAIRTTDHRGAGERARLDAARYTRPVVPELAALGLTPT